In Acidobacteriota bacterium, the sequence TCCCCTGATGTTCCTGCACGACGCCGTAGGTCACCGACAATCCGAGACCGGTTCCCCGACCGACGGCCTTGGTCGTGAAGAACGGATCGTATATCCGTGAGAGGTGCTCCGGCGAAATGCCCGAACCCGTGTCGGCCACCTCGATGACGGCGCTCTCGCCCTCCACCCGGCTGCTCACCGTCAACCATCCGCCGCTCGGCATCGCGTCGCGGGCATTGAGAAACAGATTGAGAAAAACCTGCTGCATCTTGAACTCGATGCCGCCAACCACCGGCGGCGGAGCGGCCAGCTCGCGCCGCACCTTGATGTTGCCGGATTCGAACTGATGCTCGAGCAGCACCAGGACGTCGCCGACCACCACGTTGATGTCGACCGGCCCGGCCGTATCCGTCCGACCCGGCCGCGCGAGATTCAGCAGACCGTTGACGATCCGGGCCGCCCGGAACGTCTGCCGTTCGATCTTCTCCAGGAGCCGCGTCCGCGGATCCTCGGGATCCGCATCCTCGAGCAGCATCTGCGTAAAGCTCGAAATCCCGGTCAGCGGCGTGTTGACCTCGTGTGCGACGCCGGCGGCGAGCAACCCGATGGAGGCCATCTTCTCGGAGAGCTGCAACTGCTCTTCGAGCTGTACGCGGGCCGTGCTGTCGACCACGATGAGCATCGTCCCGTTGACCCGGCCGCTCGGCGTCAACAGGGGCGCGGTGGCGGCCTTCACCCGCAACCGCCGCTGTTCGCCGTGGCGGGAGAGGAGTGGCACGCGGTAGAGCGCGGCCCCCGCCGGTCGTTCCGCCCGTGCGGCGTTCAAGCGGCCGACGAAATCCGGGTCGAACATCTCGTTCAGCGATTTGCCGATCGCCTCCGCGCGGGACACGCCGTGCAGGCGCTCGAACCCGGCGTTCCAGCGCAGGATCCGATCATCGAGATCCAGCACGGCAAGTCCGTCGCTCAGCGACTCGATGATGTCCTCGCTGAACTGCCGCATGCGGTCGAGCTCGCCCGCCTTCTCCCGCAGCCGGCCGTAGAGGCGCCCGTTCTCCAGCGCGGTCGCCGCCTGTCCGGCCACCGCGGCCAGCAACGCCATGTCCTCGCTGCTCAGGGGCTGGCCGCTGCCCTTGCGACCCAGGGCCATCACCGCGATGGTCCCCTCCTCGGAGATGCACGGCACGAAGTAGTACAGACCCTGGTCCTGCCAGAACGCCGCGTCGCCGGGTGCGCTTTCCCAGCGGTCGCCCGGGTCGTCGAGCAGTGCGGTCTGCCGGCCGATCATCCGCTGTCCGATGCTCGAGGCGCGAGACAGAACCGGTGGCGCCGCGTCGAAGCCGACCCAGCGAATCGGACGGAAATCGTCGTCCGCGAATCCGGTCTCGCCGCCGGCCGGATCGCGACCGAGCAGCAGCACCATCCGGTCGAGCCCGAGCGTCTCCGCGACCCGGCCGACCAGCCGTTCGCTCAGCCGCTCGAGGTCCAGATCGGAGTTCAGATCGCGCGCGAATCGGGTCAGGGCGCGGCGATAGTCGAACCGCTCCCGATAGTAGGCGCGGTCGAGCATCGTCTGAATGGCCCTCTTTACCGGCCCCGCCAGCAGCACGACGACCGCCGTCGCCAGCAGGGCGATGGTCGAGCTGTGCTCATCGGCCTCGTCGAGGAACACCTCTGTGGCCAGACGCTCCAGCCCGAGATAGATGACGACCATCGCCGCCACGACCGCCGCCCAGCCGACGCTCCGCTTGACGATGACCTCGACGTCGCGGAGGCGGTAGCGGACGATCGCGGACGCGAAGGCCAGTGGAATCAGGCCGAGAGGGACGGCGGTCAGCTCGATTGCGCCGGCTGGATCGAAACCAAGCGCGTAGGGTAACGCGTACGCCAACGTGAAGGGCAGGCCGCCGAGCACCGCACCCGACACGATCCAGCGAAGCTGCCGCCGCGACGTGCCGGAGCTCACGCGGCGAAGACCGGCGACCATCGCCGCGAGCCCCCCCAGCGTGCACGCCGCCAGGTAGAGGTGCTGCAGGCTCCAGACCCGCTCGACGACCTGCAGGAAGCCTGCCCCGCCCTGCGGACCGAGCACGGCCGACGCCTGCATGAAGCCGAGCACAACCGCCGGCGCGTACACGAGGGGCAGGACGGCATGCCCGAACCGGCGGCGAAGCCGGCCCGGGGTACGCTCCGGAAACACCAGGGCGAAGTGCATGAAGAGCGGGGCCAGCAACAGGATGGCCACTTCGTCCGCCCAGAAGAAGATCCAGTCCAGACGGTCGTGCCGACCGGTGTACGAGAACGCGAACACACCGAAGAACGCGACGGTCAACCAGAAGAAATGGAGCGATGCCTGATGCCCCGGTCGCTGGACCCGGACCGCCGCGCCGACGAGCAGGCCGAGCAGTCCAACCAATGCAAGCACGAAGTAGGTGGGCAGCGAGACAGCGGAGGTCCTCTCCAGCGAAACGGTGTGCAGCCGCTCCTCGCTGAGGCGCAGCAGCGTATAGTCGACGCGCTCCCCCTCGGCGACGGCGCGCAGCAAACGCCGCAGGTCCGCGAGGCACTCAATCGGCTCTCCCCGAACGGCGAGAAGCACGTCGCCCGCTTCGACCCCCGCCCGCGCCGCCGGTGAGTCCGGCTCTACCGCCGAGGAGATCAGGCCGTCCGCGCTGTCCGTCCAGAGGACGCCGTCGTCCACGCCCCCGCCGCCGGCGCGCACGACCGCGTTGGCCACGGCCAGGCACACCAACGCGGCGACCACGCCCACGGCCAGCAGAGCGCGGCCCCACTCCCCCCGATAGCGGCGATAGCTCGCCTCGCGATCGACCCGCGTCATGACATCCGGAAACTGAATGGGTGCAAACCACGCGCCATGTCTGGAATCACGACGCAGGCGTATGCCACGCATGCATGCCGGTTCCCGAGGCGCCGCGATGGATGCAGGAAAATGGACTCCACGATCCAATACTATGGATCATGCTGTCTACTGCCGGCGCGGCAGCAGCTAGCGCCGCCAAGCACGTCGCCAAGCTCCGTGTTGGCCCCAGCCCCCACCGTCCCAGGAGCTCGTGCAGCAGAAGCCACTCCGTGGCCTTCTGCGGCGCAAGCTCCTAGAAGTGCACGACCAGACCGCCGACGAGTTGCCGCGGCGGATCGACAACCAGCAGCTCGTCGTAGACCGACGCACCGGGCGCCTGCTCGTGGAAGAGGCTGCGCAGGGCCACCAGCAACTCCCAACTGCTTCCCTCGAACGGCGCGAAGGGCAGGGCCTGCGTGACCTGCACGTCGAAGCGGGTGTCGAGACCGGAGGCTGCGCCCTCGTGGACGAGCCGCGAGAATGCCGTGCTGAAGCGGCACCGCGCGGCTACCCGCGTGGAGGTCTCGGGGATCTCGGCCTCCAGCGTCGCCGTTACGTCGTGGAAGTTCTCCCTGCCGCTTCGGAACCATTCAGCCGCCGGCTCCGTCATGCTCCCGGCGCCCGGCGGCATCCATTCCGCGTGAACGACGCGGTAGTCCACCGCGCCCCGCAGCCGCTCCTCGATCTCGTGCGTGAGGGACACTCCCCAGCCGTCCACGTCGACACCGCCGGCGGCAGTCAGATAGTAGTGCCCGCCGGACGCGGGCAGGGTGCCGAGCGGCGCATGCACGCCCGGCGCGAACATCGCCAGGAGCTGACCGTCGACGGTCTGGCTGAAACGCCGCACGCCGATGACGGAGCGCTCCCCGAGATCGTGCTCGATGCCTGCTTCGACGTGCCGGACCTGCTCCGCGCGCAGGTCATGGGAATCCGAGAGCGACGTGTACGTCCGTTCCGGCGGCAGCCATACCCCGTCGAGAGGCGGCAGGAACTGCTCGCCGCCGGGCGCGGTCATGTTCCGCGACAGGGCTACCCGCACCCGGGCCGAATCGACCGGCGACAGCGTGACGCTGGCCCGCGGGCTCAGCAGTCGCGCGTCGTCCAGGTACCCGTAGTGCGCGAGCTCGGCGCCGTAGCCGACCTCGACAGCGGGAGAAACCGTCCACGTGTCGACCGCATCGATGCGCCCCACCTCACGGCTTGGAATGCCTGCATCGACCGGCCTGGCGCCGTCGAGGCGCAGGTCGGCGGCAGCCGCGTGCGCCTGCCGGCTGTACG encodes:
- a CDS encoding TonB-dependent receptor translates to MARMLLVVAGIVPLLGSAAPAVAAGEERRGSPPSAADGLATPTGGLAGVITTADGGPAGDVLVSVSGPGGSSLAVSDSAGRFRFDALPAGPYLIRTHPPGARRFVQVTPGGALFAPLVLGGSALEESREIRLAGGAFQFGSLPMAPVPAGEDTPPFSEEAAAEAADSSSPDESDSDSGLTGPGGRQPSEKMWRLRRARRSVLKDRLIGASLVQRDGGSVPGAGEAGNVSERWTAGRAALEPPLAGLPGLPISGEVQLLTRATLAGPSFFWPSDAWPGQVAYVSVAPSGPADWALRGTVDMTTGETSSWAIAGWYAAAPQPDHDVQVAISYSRQAHAAAADLRLDGARPVDAGIPSREVGRIDAVDTWTVSPAVEVGYGAELAHYGYLDDARLLSPRASVTLSPVDSARVRVALSRNMTAPGGEQFLPPLDGVWLPPERTYTSLSDSHDLRAEQVRHVEAGIEHDLGERSVIGVRRFSQTVDGQLLAMFAPGVHAPLGTLPASGGHYYLTAAGGVDVDGWGVSLTHEIEERLRGAVDYRVVHAEWMPPGAGSMTEPAAEWFRSGRENFHDVTATLEAEIPETSTRVAARCRFSTAFSRLVHEGAASGLDTRFDVQVTQALPFAPFEGSSWELLVALRSLFHEQAPGASVYDELLVVDPPRQLVGGLVVHF
- a CDS encoding PAS domain-containing protein, whose product is MRGIRLRRDSRHGAWFAPIQFPDVMTRVDREASYRRYRGEWGRALLAVGVVAALVCLAVANAVVRAGGGGVDDGVLWTDSADGLISSAVEPDSPAARAGVEAGDVLLAVRGEPIECLADLRRLLRAVAEGERVDYTLLRLSEERLHTVSLERTSAVSLPTYFVLALVGLLGLLVGAAVRVQRPGHQASLHFFWLTVAFFGVFAFSYTGRHDRLDWIFFWADEVAILLLAPLFMHFALVFPERTPGRLRRRFGHAVLPLVYAPAVVLGFMQASAVLGPQGGAGFLQVVERVWSLQHLYLAACTLGGLAAMVAGLRRVSSGTSRRQLRWIVSGAVLGGLPFTLAYALPYALGFDPAGAIELTAVPLGLIPLAFASAIVRYRLRDVEVIVKRSVGWAAVVAAMVVIYLGLERLATEVFLDEADEHSSTIALLATAVVVLLAGPVKRAIQTMLDRAYYRERFDYRRALTRFARDLNSDLDLERLSERLVGRVAETLGLDRMVLLLGRDPAGGETGFADDDFRPIRWVGFDAAPPVLSRASSIGQRMIGRQTALLDDPGDRWESAPGDAAFWQDQGLYYFVPCISEEGTIAVMALGRKGSGQPLSSEDMALLAAVAGQAATALENGRLYGRLREKAGELDRMRQFSEDIIESLSDGLAVLDLDDRILRWNAGFERLHGVSRAEAIGKSLNEMFDPDFVGRLNAARAERPAGAALYRVPLLSRHGEQRRLRVKAATAPLLTPSGRVNGTMLIVVDSTARVQLEEQLQLSEKMASIGLLAAGVAHEVNTPLTGISSFTQMLLEDADPEDPRTRLLEKIERQTFRAARIVNGLLNLARPGRTDTAGPVDINVVVGDVLVLLEHQFESGNIKVRRELAAPPPVVGGIEFKMQQVFLNLFLNARDAMPSGGWLTVSSRVEGESAVIEVADTGSGISPEHLSRIYDPFFTTKAVGRGTGLGLSVTYGVVQEHQGTIACASRPGHGTRFMLTLPLAVPDRTPATEAAH